The Xanthomonas sp. CFBP 8443 genome has a window encoding:
- a CDS encoding type IV secretion system protein yields MDSTLGGGGQAGLGSFLGNMANYAFFSLINDYLRDEIDIFQWTLLQRTTMWMGAIALTVLTLWILIQGYRLATGQMRESAMSLVVTALRATLIIAVATSMATGSSKLYWTLTDGLSKEITEVVTGDDASPYNKIDENLLIMQTALASIDALQAGGSEERESDKTRARWFMGLGIAGPGVVAGSMLLLNKIAMALFVGFGPLFIMCLLFNATKQLFSKWLYYGIGTVFSLAVLSVMVAITTKVVGAVALAFVTKWAMSTAFDFNGEGVSSMALQQGGLGLVMTTLIVTAPPMAAAFFQGVLGQFSPYSAMGAGGGGGAVPAGPGGAFVPRQQPHDTTPKDEAPTNNMGGRFGGTQPSSPQQDPGWLGKAKTPIG; encoded by the coding sequence ATGGATTCTACACTCGGCGGGGGCGGGCAGGCAGGCTTGGGCTCTTTTCTGGGCAACATGGCCAACTATGCGTTCTTCTCGCTGATCAACGATTATCTGCGAGACGAAATCGATATCTTCCAGTGGACGCTTCTGCAGCGCACCACCATGTGGATGGGCGCGATCGCGCTCACGGTGCTGACACTGTGGATATTGATTCAGGGCTATCGATTGGCAACGGGCCAGATGCGCGAGTCCGCGATGTCCTTGGTCGTCACCGCCTTGCGGGCTACGCTGATCATTGCAGTCGCAACCAGCATGGCGACCGGGTCTTCCAAGCTTTACTGGACATTGACGGACGGCCTGAGCAAGGAGATCACTGAGGTCGTCACCGGCGACGATGCGAGTCCATACAACAAGATCGATGAGAATCTGCTGATCATGCAGACCGCGCTGGCGAGCATCGATGCATTGCAGGCAGGAGGCAGCGAGGAGCGCGAATCCGACAAGACGCGTGCACGCTGGTTCATGGGCTTGGGCATCGCAGGACCAGGCGTGGTTGCCGGTTCGATGCTGCTGCTGAACAAGATCGCGATGGCGTTGTTTGTTGGTTTTGGGCCGCTGTTCATCATGTGTCTGCTATTCAATGCCACGAAGCAGCTGTTTAGCAAATGGTTGTACTACGGCATTGGAACGGTATTTTCGTTGGCGGTGTTGAGCGTCATGGTGGCGATCACCACGAAGGTGGTAGGCGCCGTGGCATTGGCCTTCGTGACGAAGTGGGCGATGAGCACCGCCTTCGATTTCAACGGCGAAGGCGTCAGCAGCATGGCCTTGCAGCAGGGAGGATTGGGATTGGTGATGACGACACTGATTGTGACTGCGCCCCCGATGGCGGCAGCGTTCTTCCAGGGCGTGCTAGGCCAGTTCAGCCCGTACTCGGCGATGGGTGCTGGTGGTGGTGGCGGTGCTGTGCCGGCTGGGCCGGGGGGCGCATTTGTTCCGCGCCAACAGCCCCATGACACAACTCCTAAGGATGAGGCTCCCACTAACAATATGGGCGGAAGATTTGGCGGCACTCAGCCTTCTTCTCCTCAGCAGGATCCGGGATGGCTTGGCAAAGCCAAAACTCCAATCGGCTGA
- a CDS encoding VirB4 family type IV secretion/conjugal transfer ATPase codes for MFIPDTSISEFIPISTHVAPSVLKTTGGDYMLTWHLGGLPFVGREEWEIEHRHNTFNRMLQTLRAPDFTNVAFWVHDVRRRRGIKSRGKFQQTFNQELSNQYYSALSSQKIMQNELYLTMLYRPVVTGKRLMEKSANLAQLQSEQDQSIAKIIELAGNVEAVLKDYSPYRLSMYEASNGVVFSEALEFFGYLINRIDEPVPVLQAPVPAYLPVSKHMFANKTGDFVIKTPEGTNHFGGILNIKEYTDGTYPGILNGLKYLDFEYVVTHSFSPMGRHDALKVLDRTKGMMISSGDKAVSQIHELDLAMDQLSSGSFVLGEYHFTIAVYADTQEKLSQQIATTRAELSNAGFVSSKEDLAIASSFYAQLPGNWRYRTRLANVSSLNFLGLSPLHNFAQGKRDNNPWGECVTTLQTTNGQPYYFNFHATHPAENSLGEKAIANTMVIGKSGTGKTALINFLLSQVQKFNPSPTIFFFDKDRGAEIFVRACGGNYLALENGRPTGFNPFQCERSEANVQFLADLIKVLAGKAEYSSRDDEDIFRAVEGMLDTPMQLRSMTNFRKSLPNMGDDGLYARMRKWTTGNSLGWVFDNPVDTIDLEKANIIGFDYTDVIDNPEVRVPVINYLLHKLEALIDGRPLIYVMDEFWKILDGKGGLKEFAKNKQKTIRKQNGLGIFATQSPEDALASDISAALVEQTATMILLPNPNASKEDYMEGLKLTEAEYQVVVSLDERSRCFLVKQGHGSSVCQLNLRGMDDALAVISASTDNIEIMHQVLEQKAAQHGVAPNDLTPEQWLNEFYAKRKGSGKSASKPSASDSKGAAALA; via the coding sequence ATGTTCATCCCAGACACTTCGATCAGCGAGTTCATTCCTATCTCTACGCATGTAGCGCCGTCGGTGCTCAAGACGACGGGTGGAGACTACATGTTGACCTGGCACCTGGGTGGACTGCCGTTCGTCGGCCGCGAGGAGTGGGAGATCGAGCATCGCCACAACACGTTCAATCGGATGCTTCAGACCTTGCGCGCGCCCGATTTCACCAATGTGGCGTTCTGGGTCCACGACGTGCGTCGGCGCCGCGGCATCAAGTCGCGTGGCAAGTTTCAGCAGACGTTCAACCAGGAATTGTCGAATCAGTATTACAGCGCGCTTTCGTCGCAGAAAATCATGCAGAACGAGCTGTATCTGACCATGCTGTATCGCCCGGTGGTCACCGGGAAGCGCTTGATGGAAAAGTCCGCCAATCTGGCGCAGCTGCAGTCCGAGCAGGACCAGTCCATCGCCAAGATCATCGAGTTGGCTGGCAATGTCGAAGCCGTGCTCAAGGACTACTCCCCCTATCGACTGAGCATGTATGAGGCCAGCAATGGCGTCGTATTTTCCGAGGCGCTCGAATTTTTCGGCTATCTGATCAACCGGATCGACGAGCCGGTGCCGGTCCTGCAGGCGCCGGTGCCTGCATATCTGCCGGTAAGCAAGCATATGTTCGCCAACAAGACCGGCGACTTCGTCATCAAGACGCCCGAAGGTACCAATCATTTCGGCGGCATTCTGAATATCAAGGAATACACCGACGGGACCTATCCGGGCATCCTGAACGGCTTGAAGTATCTCGACTTCGAGTACGTGGTGACCCATTCCTTCAGCCCGATGGGGCGCCACGATGCGCTGAAGGTGCTGGATCGGACCAAGGGCATGATGATCTCGTCTGGCGACAAGGCGGTCAGTCAGATCCATGAGCTGGATCTGGCGATGGATCAGCTGTCGTCGGGCAGTTTCGTATTGGGCGAATACCACTTCACCATCGCGGTCTATGCAGATACGCAGGAGAAGCTGTCGCAGCAGATCGCGACTACGCGTGCGGAACTGTCCAACGCCGGCTTCGTTTCATCAAAGGAAGACTTGGCCATCGCGTCGTCCTTCTATGCTCAGCTTCCCGGCAACTGGCGCTATCGCACCCGTTTGGCGAACGTGAGTTCGCTGAACTTCCTGGGCCTGTCGCCGTTGCACAACTTTGCGCAGGGAAAGCGCGACAACAATCCGTGGGGAGAGTGCGTCACCACGTTGCAGACCACCAACGGACAACCGTACTACTTCAATTTCCATGCGACGCACCCAGCGGAGAATTCGCTGGGCGAAAAAGCGATCGCCAATACGATGGTCATCGGCAAGTCCGGTACCGGCAAGACGGCGTTGATCAACTTCTTGCTCAGCCAGGTTCAGAAATTCAACCCTTCGCCGACCATCTTCTTTTTCGACAAGGACCGCGGCGCCGAGATCTTCGTTCGCGCCTGTGGCGGCAATTACCTTGCCCTGGAGAATGGCCGGCCTACAGGCTTCAATCCTTTCCAGTGCGAGCGTAGCGAGGCCAACGTGCAGTTCCTGGCGGACCTGATCAAGGTGCTCGCCGGCAAAGCCGAGTACAGCTCACGCGACGACGAGGATATCTTCCGCGCCGTCGAGGGCATGCTGGACACGCCGATGCAGCTGCGCAGCATGACCAACTTCCGCAAGAGCCTGCCCAACATGGGCGATGACGGCCTCTATGCGCGTATGCGCAAGTGGACGACCGGAAACTCGTTGGGCTGGGTGTTCGACAACCCGGTCGACACCATCGACCTGGAAAAAGCCAACATCATCGGCTTCGATTACACGGACGTCATCGACAACCCGGAAGTTCGCGTACCGGTCATCAACTATCTGCTACATAAGCTGGAAGCCTTGATCGACGGACGTCCGCTGATCTACGTGATGGACGAGTTTTGGAAGATCCTGGACGGCAAGGGTGGCCTCAAAGAATTTGCCAAGAACAAGCAGAAGACCATCCGTAAGCAGAATGGCTTGGGCATTTTCGCCACCCAGAGTCCGGAAGACGCACTGGCCAGCGACATCTCGGCGGCACTGGTCGAGCAGACTGCCACGATGATCCTGCTGCCCAACCCGAACGCGAGCAAGGAAGACTATATGGAAGGCCTCAAGCTGACCGAAGCCGAGTACCAGGTGGTGGTGAGCCTGGATGAGCGCTCGCGCTGCTTCCTGGTCAAGCAAGGCCATGGTTCATCGGTGTGCCAGCTGAACCTGCGCGGCATGGACGATGCGCTCGCGGTCATTTCCGCGTCCACCGACAACATCGAGATCATGCATCAGGTCCTCGAGCAGAAAGCTGCCCAGCACGGAGTAGCGCCGAATGACCTGACGCCCGAGCAGTGGCTCAACGAGTTCTATGCCAAGCGCAAGGGTTCGGGCAAGTCCGCGTCCAAGCCTTCGGCATCTGATAGCAAGGGCGCCGCGGCGCTGGCTTGA
- a CDS encoding VirB3 family type IV secretion system protein, translating into MHKNVLFRGCTRPAMFLGVPYIPFFIGAGSGLLAGMYFNLWYLLSIPVIIFAMQQVTKRDEMIFRMLGLRWMFRVRVRNLQRYSGAWVFSPNEYRRNVPGAKR; encoded by the coding sequence ATGCATAAGAACGTACTTTTCCGCGGCTGTACCCGCCCGGCCATGTTTTTGGGGGTGCCCTACATTCCCTTCTTCATCGGCGCGGGTAGCGGCTTGCTGGCGGGAATGTACTTCAATCTCTGGTATCTGTTGTCGATTCCGGTAATCATTTTCGCAATGCAGCAGGTGACCAAGCGGGACGAGATGATATTCAGAATGCTTGGGTTGCGTTGGATGTTCAGGGTGCGCGTGCGCAACCTGCAGCGCTACTCAGGCGCATGGGTATTTTCTCCTAACGAATATCGGAGAAACGTGCCTGGCGCCAAGCGTTAA
- a CDS encoding TrbC/VirB2 family protein: MMSKKSEMTAGAKVAGLAALKAAIFVGSLLVAGSAMAAGGDYAGTDGKVCGFLSNTNGLLNMASVAVVTIAVIIAGYQIAFAHKRIADVAPLLIGGCLIGAAGQLAKMLIGETGATCSGGGAAGGTSMLIQMIQHYA, translated from the coding sequence ATGATGTCCAAGAAGAGCGAAATGACCGCGGGTGCCAAGGTTGCCGGCTTGGCCGCGCTGAAAGCTGCCATTTTCGTAGGCTCGTTGCTGGTCGCCGGTTCGGCGATGGCAGCTGGCGGTGACTACGCCGGCACCGATGGTAAGGTCTGCGGCTTCCTGTCCAATACCAACGGCTTGCTCAACATGGCCTCGGTTGCCGTCGTGACCATCGCCGTCATCATCGCTGGCTACCAGATCGCGTTTGCCCACAAACGCATTGCTGATGTTGCTCCGCTTCTGATTGGCGGCTGCCTGATCGGTGCGGCCGGCCAGCTGGCGAAGATGCTGATTGGCGAGACTGGTGCGACCTGCAGCGGCGGCGGCGCCGCCGGCGGCACCAGCATGTTGATCCAGATGATTCAGCACTATGCATAA
- a CDS encoding transglycosylase SLT domain-containing protein gives MLPGMELLSCPEMAVPAEVMQHVVRVESSHNPFAIGVVGGRLVRQPQNLSEAVATARMLEDKGYNFSLGLGQVNRYNLLKYGLDSYEKAFKTCPNLQAASRILAECYGRSGGNWGKSFSCYYSGNFETGYKHGYVQKVYASINQGRAIAAAPVGAIPVVPNGVRRPAQAAKASVVRELDSVVSRRIAGANQLANGLATQITPSAYYPAAVSAPAQTQGNPVGQFPNPALITSAGRVGQAAGADAELYVVRPTSAGKGVAVPAGGGADPASQASVTRGSALGGSAEPAVPSSNSPPLPPGDGAFVF, from the coding sequence ATGTTGCCAGGCATGGAACTACTGAGCTGTCCTGAAATGGCAGTTCCGGCTGAAGTGATGCAGCACGTCGTGCGCGTCGAATCGTCGCACAATCCGTTTGCGATTGGTGTCGTGGGTGGCCGCCTGGTGCGTCAGCCGCAGAATCTGTCCGAAGCTGTCGCTACGGCACGGATGCTTGAGGACAAGGGCTACAACTTTTCTCTCGGTCTGGGCCAGGTCAACCGCTACAACCTCCTCAAGTACGGGCTCGACTCGTACGAAAAAGCATTCAAGACTTGTCCCAATCTGCAAGCCGCCTCGAGGATCCTGGCCGAATGCTATGGCCGCTCCGGGGGCAATTGGGGCAAATCTTTCAGTTGCTATTACTCTGGCAACTTCGAGACTGGCTACAAGCACGGCTACGTGCAGAAGGTCTACGCATCCATCAATCAGGGCCGGGCTATTGCCGCCGCCCCTGTTGGTGCTATCCCTGTCGTGCCGAATGGCGTCCGTCGCCCGGCGCAGGCCGCCAAGGCATCCGTGGTGCGCGAACTCGATTCGGTCGTCTCGCGCCGCATCGCAGGTGCCAACCAGCTCGCTAATGGTTTGGCGACCCAGATCACGCCGTCTGCGTACTATCCGGCCGCAGTTTCGGCTCCTGCTCAGACACAAGGCAATCCTGTTGGCCAGTTTCCCAACCCTGCATTGATCACCTCCGCAGGACGAGTAGGTCAAGCGGCTGGTGCCGATGCAGAGCTATATGTAGTACGTCCGACAAGCGCCGGCAAAGGAGTGGCGGTGCCTGCTGGTGGCGGAGCCGATCCAGCTTCGCAAGCATCTGTGACCAGGGGTTCGGCCCTTGGTGGTTCCGCAGAGCCGGCCGTCCCGAGCTCGAATTCGCCGCCGCTGCCCCCCGGCGACGGCGCTTTTGTCTTCTAG
- the virB11 gene encoding P-type DNA transfer ATPase VirB11, whose translation MTLDDSPTAQISSDFLDYQYSVLGILDYLNSPEVTEICINRPGELYLETLRGWQKLDIPSLTFDRARQFCTAVVNESNTGQRITDTDPVVSLTFPTGQRAQFVIPPACDAGKVSITIRLPSKHTKTLEQYQEDGFFQEILEQEAGVSEQDRELLELRRQRNYSEFFKKAVLFKKNVVVAGATGSGKTTFMKSLVNHIPNEERLVTIEDARELFISQPNTVHLLYSKGGQSASNVTAKSCMEACLRMKPDRIILAELRGDESFYFIRNCASGHPGSITSCHAGSIGQTWDQLALMVKASAEGSGLEFSVIKRLLMMTIDIVVHIKSHAGRRYITGIDFDPERTLHGSK comes from the coding sequence GTGACGCTGGACGACTCGCCAACTGCGCAGATATCTTCGGATTTCCTGGATTACCAGTACTCGGTGCTGGGAATCCTGGATTATCTGAATTCGCCGGAGGTGACGGAAATATGCATCAACCGGCCTGGCGAGCTATATCTGGAGACGCTGCGCGGCTGGCAGAAGTTGGATATCCCCTCGCTGACGTTTGATCGTGCGCGCCAGTTCTGCACCGCGGTGGTCAACGAGAGCAATACGGGGCAGCGCATCACCGATACCGATCCAGTCGTGTCGCTGACCTTTCCGACCGGGCAACGTGCCCAGTTCGTCATTCCGCCTGCTTGCGATGCAGGCAAGGTCTCGATCACGATCCGTTTGCCGTCCAAGCACACCAAGACGCTGGAGCAGTATCAGGAGGACGGCTTTTTCCAAGAGATCCTGGAGCAGGAAGCAGGCGTCAGCGAACAGGATCGCGAGCTGTTGGAGCTGCGCAGGCAGCGGAATTACTCGGAGTTTTTCAAGAAGGCCGTATTGTTCAAGAAGAACGTCGTCGTCGCTGGCGCGACCGGCAGCGGCAAGACCACGTTCATGAAGTCGTTGGTGAACCACATTCCCAACGAAGAGCGCTTGGTCACCATCGAAGACGCGCGCGAACTGTTCATCAGTCAGCCCAATACCGTGCATTTGCTCTACTCGAAAGGTGGACAAAGTGCGAGTAACGTAACGGCCAAAAGCTGCATGGAGGCCTGTCTGCGCATGAAGCCAGATCGCATCATCCTGGCAGAGTTGCGGGGCGACGAGTCGTTCTATTTCATCAGAAATTGCGCGTCCGGCCACCCAGGGTCGATCACGAGCTGCCATGCGGGCAGCATCGGTCAGACTTGGGATCAGCTTGCGTTGATGGTCAAGGCCTCGGCGGAGGGTTCAGGGCTGGAGTTTTCTGTCATCAAGCGTTTGTTGATGATGACGATTGATATCGTGGTCCATATTAAATCGCATGCAGGGCGGCGCTATATCACCGGTATCGATTTTGACCCGGAGCGGACTTTGCATGGCAGTAAGTGA
- a CDS encoding TrbI/VirB10 family protein, whose protein sequence is MNSNIPPSDENNGHNDGQSPRSPQNGDVGKENPYFARQQQTADPDLDANEPVLRSSELQKLNRKALLFLGAIALLLIVAIFWLVGGSDTKEPPPKPRQEAVVAPALPQTAAPLPTQPAEPVPLVQESLPPLPPMPTDNDIRTAPVEQQERGPSLLERRMAGMQDDPAQVGGGQPGFGGILPPGGQQPGAGQEQETSAKPIANPDGLLVRGTYIRCVLETRIISDFAGFTSCIITEPVYSINGRRLLLPKGSKLLGKYDSVEPTGPRMEVIWDRITTPTGIDVSLEAPGIDNLGSAGHPGKYNAHWASRISSALMISMLSDAFKWAAAENGPKTTTVGLNSGLVTEQPFESNTARTVQRMADQALERSGRRPATVTINQGTVVNVYVAKDVDFTAVLTR, encoded by the coding sequence GTGAACTCGAACATACCTCCGTCTGACGAAAACAACGGTCACAACGATGGCCAGTCTCCTCGTTCTCCGCAAAACGGAGATGTCGGCAAGGAGAATCCTTACTTTGCCCGGCAACAGCAAACGGCGGATCCCGATCTCGATGCCAACGAGCCGGTGCTGAGATCCAGCGAGCTGCAAAAGCTCAACCGGAAGGCGTTGCTGTTCCTTGGCGCTATCGCGTTGCTGCTGATCGTGGCCATTTTTTGGCTGGTTGGTGGAAGCGACACGAAAGAGCCGCCGCCGAAGCCGCGTCAGGAAGCCGTGGTGGCGCCCGCGCTCCCGCAGACTGCGGCGCCGTTGCCGACGCAGCCCGCCGAGCCTGTGCCGTTGGTGCAGGAGAGCCTGCCGCCGTTGCCGCCGATGCCGACCGACAACGATATCCGGACGGCGCCCGTCGAGCAGCAGGAGCGTGGCCCGTCGCTGCTCGAGCGGCGCATGGCCGGCATGCAGGACGACCCGGCGCAGGTGGGCGGCGGCCAGCCGGGGTTCGGCGGCATTCTGCCTCCTGGCGGACAGCAGCCTGGTGCGGGCCAGGAGCAGGAAACGTCGGCGAAGCCGATTGCGAATCCTGACGGTTTGCTGGTGCGCGGTACCTATATCCGGTGCGTGCTGGAAACGCGGATCATCAGTGACTTCGCGGGTTTCACCTCCTGCATCATCACCGAGCCGGTCTACTCCATCAACGGCAGGCGTTTGCTGTTGCCGAAGGGCTCCAAGCTGTTGGGTAAATACGATTCGGTCGAACCGACTGGACCCCGCATGGAGGTCATCTGGGATCGAATCACCACGCCGACCGGTATCGATGTATCGCTTGAGGCGCCGGGTATTGACAACCTCGGCAGTGCTGGCCATCCAGGCAAATACAACGCGCATTGGGCAAGCCGTATCTCTTCTGCTCTGATGATCAGCATGCTCAGCGATGCGTTCAAATGGGCGGCCGCCGAGAACGGGCCCAAGACCACTACGGTTGGCCTCAACTCCGGATTGGTGACCGAGCAGCCGTTCGAGAGCAACACGGCACGGACGGTGCAGCGCATGGCTGATCAGGCATTGGAGCGCTCGGGGCGCCGTCCTGCGACCGTGACGATCAATCAGGGTACTGTGGTCAACGTCTATGTCGCAAAAGACGTGGATTTCACTGCTGTACTTACCCGTTGA
- a CDS encoding TrbG/VirB9 family P-type conjugative transfer protein, giving the protein MSFMTRNGSAHLALLALALVAPLASAQVVQQYEYEADKIYQVRTGLGITTQVELSPNEKILDYSTGFTTGWELSRRENVFYLKPKNVDVDTNMMIRTATHSYILELKVVATDWQRLEQAKQAGVQYKVTFVYPKDTSFAAASEEVKDESQIDTRMSKDRRYYFDYDYSTRSKQTWIVPNSVYDDGKFTYIKMDLTRFPTGNFPAVFAREKENEEDFLVNTTVEGNTLIVHGTYPFLVVRHGKNVVGLRRNKQK; this is encoded by the coding sequence ATGAGTTTCATGACTAGAAATGGCTCGGCGCATCTGGCGCTGCTCGCCTTGGCTTTGGTTGCGCCGCTCGCGTCCGCTCAGGTTGTCCAACAATATGAGTACGAAGCGGACAAGATCTACCAGGTGCGTACCGGCCTCGGTATCACGACCCAGGTCGAATTGAGCCCCAACGAAAAGATCCTCGACTACAGCACCGGTTTCACAACCGGCTGGGAGTTGAGCCGTCGCGAGAACGTCTTCTATCTGAAGCCGAAGAACGTCGACGTCGACACCAACATGATGATACGGACGGCGACCCATTCCTATATTTTAGAATTGAAGGTCGTCGCAACGGATTGGCAGAGGCTGGAACAGGCGAAGCAGGCCGGCGTCCAGTACAAGGTGACCTTTGTCTATCCGAAGGACACCAGCTTCGCCGCTGCCAGCGAAGAGGTGAAGGACGAGTCGCAGATCGATACCAGGATGTCCAAGGATCGGCGCTATTACTTCGACTACGACTATTCGACGCGCTCGAAGCAGACGTGGATCGTGCCCAATAGCGTGTACGACGACGGCAAGTTCACCTACATCAAGATGGATCTTACGAGATTTCCCACCGGCAATTTTCCGGCCGTGTTCGCGCGCGAGAAGGAAAACGAAGAGGATTTCTTGGTCAACACGACGGTCGAAGGCAATACCCTGATCGTCCACGGGACCTATCCTTTCCTGGTTGTCCGCCACGGCAAGAATGTTGTCGGCTTGCGTAGGAATAAGCAAAAGTGA
- a CDS encoding type IV secretion system protein, producing MFGKKPVESESVNKAVAKAVNYEVSIADLARRSERRAWWVAFGAIIMCLLLGGGYYYMLPLKEKVPYIVMADAYTGNSSVSRLQNTADIRNITASEALARSNVARFIISRESYDFAMMGLRDWKTVFALADGPVANEYRQLHAPNNPAAPYFTYGKTRAIRVNILSITLQGGNGQPYTGANVRFQRSIYEKSTGQTTLLDNKFAILGFRYNSNLTMADDLRVENPLGFQVTDYRVDTDYVGTPTPPPAAFQAPAAAPVAPAAAPANQQLLPGQSPGQVQGQLPGQPMAQPATPGVNGVAPAQQQLPVTNAMEAPTYQGVQPAPMAPAPNAAPQNNGNGANVR from the coding sequence ATGTTCGGTAAAAAACCAGTTGAGAGCGAAAGCGTCAACAAGGCGGTCGCAAAGGCTGTCAACTACGAAGTCAGCATTGCGGATCTCGCCCGGCGCAGCGAGCGCCGCGCATGGTGGGTCGCGTTCGGCGCGATCATCATGTGCCTGCTGCTGGGTGGCGGTTACTACTACATGTTGCCGTTGAAGGAGAAGGTGCCGTACATCGTGATGGCCGATGCCTACACCGGCAATTCGTCGGTCTCAAGGCTTCAGAACACCGCGGATATTCGCAATATCACTGCGAGCGAAGCGCTGGCCCGGAGTAATGTGGCGCGCTTCATCATCTCGCGCGAGTCCTACGATTTCGCGATGATGGGGCTCAGGGATTGGAAAACGGTGTTCGCTCTGGCCGATGGTCCTGTGGCAAACGAATATCGTCAGTTGCATGCGCCCAACAATCCTGCCGCCCCATACTTCACATATGGCAAGACACGGGCCATTCGGGTCAATATCCTCAGCATTACCCTGCAGGGTGGCAACGGTCAGCCATATACCGGCGCCAACGTTCGCTTCCAGCGCAGCATTTACGAAAAGAGCACGGGGCAGACCACGCTGCTGGACAATAAGTTTGCAATTCTTGGATTTCGTTATAACAGTAATCTAACGATGGCCGATGATCTGCGCGTGGAGAACCCGCTCGGCTTCCAGGTTACCGATTATCGGGTTGACACGGATTATGTTGGCACGCCGACACCACCTCCGGCAGCCTTCCAGGCGCCGGCAGCTGCGCCTGTTGCGCCTGCAGCTGCGCCCGCGAACCAACAACTCTTGCCGGGTCAGTCACCCGGTCAGGTCCAGGGGCAGCTTCCTGGTCAGCCGATGGCGCAGCCGGCAACGCCTGGCGTGAACGGCGTAGCCCCTGCTCAGCAGCAGTTGCCGGTGACGAATGCGATGGAGGCGCCCACTTACCAGGGCGTACAGCCCGCTCCGATGGCGCCTGCGCCCAACGCTGCACCTCAGAACAATGGAAATGGAGCGAACGTTAGATGA
- a CDS encoding toxin co-regulated pilus biosynthesis Q family protein, whose product MFRLIATLSTVALLSACASSPAPDFRGRWKPVNRFSESTMEIPLYSSYVYQAVPMDGTLKTMLERWAKDSNMELAYSIQSDYTLYAPVAKINTTSIQQAVAELSVVYAQEGVTVSAAGNRILVQPSSSLSGAASPAADGGAK is encoded by the coding sequence ATGTTTCGGCTGATCGCCACTCTGAGCACCGTTGCGCTGTTGAGCGCCTGTGCGAGTTCGCCGGCGCCTGATTTCCGCGGCAGGTGGAAGCCGGTCAACCGGTTCTCCGAGTCGACGATGGAGATCCCGCTGTATTCCTCGTACGTGTACCAGGCCGTGCCGATGGACGGCACCCTGAAGACGATGCTCGAGCGCTGGGCCAAGGACTCGAACATGGAACTGGCGTACAGCATCCAGTCCGACTACACGCTCTATGCGCCGGTAGCGAAGATCAACACCACGAGCATCCAGCAGGCCGTCGCCGAGCTCAGCGTGGTCTATGCGCAGGAGGGGGTCACTGTCTCCGCGGCGGGCAACCGCATTCTGGTGCAGCCGTCTTCTTCGTTGAGCGGGGCCGCATCGCCGGCCGCCGACGGCGGCGCGAAGTGA